The following are encoded together in the Clostridium sp. BJN0013 genome:
- a CDS encoding histidine phosphatase family protein, whose product MIKLYMVRHGETIWNIERKMQGGTKDSPLTKKGIEQANLLKNRMENINFDIIYSSPLERAVKTSRIVAAQRNVPIIKDDRLMEIDIGEWGGLTKEQAREKNPEQLNNFWTNPKMYVPDTGESFIQVKIRVVSLIKEIINKHEGKNVLIVTHTVVLRIMMAYFENRPLDKLWEGSYIHQASLSEVEIENGHYNILLYGDTSHLGEIKSINTI is encoded by the coding sequence ATGATTAAATTATATATGGTAAGACATGGAGAAACTATATGGAATATAGAAAGAAAAATGCAGGGTGGTACAAAAGATTCACCTCTAACTAAAAAGGGTATTGAACAAGCTAATTTATTAAAAAATAGAATGGAGAATATAAATTTTGATATAATATATTCAAGTCCATTAGAAAGGGCAGTAAAAACTTCTAGAATAGTAGCGGCACAGAGAAATGTACCTATAATAAAAGATGATAGGCTTATGGAAATAGACATAGGAGAATGGGGAGGATTAACCAAAGAACAAGCTCGAGAAAAAAATCCAGAACAACTTAATAATTTCTGGACAAACCCTAAAATGTATGTTCCCGATACGGGAGAAAGTTTTATACAGGTAAAAATTAGAGTAGTATCTTTAATTAAAGAAATTATTAATAAGCATGAAGGTAAAAATGTCTTAATCGTTACTCATACTGTAGTATTAAGAATTATGATGGCGTATTTTGAAAATAGACCTTTAGATAAATTATGGGAAGGTTCTTACATTCATCAGGCAAGTTTAAGTGAAGTTGAAATAGAGAATGGACACTATAATATTTTGTTATATGGAGATACATCACA
- the fusA gene encoding elongation factor G yields MKTYLTKNLRNIGIIGHSGSGKTTLTEAILYHTKTIDRLGKIEDGNTTSDYEPEEKKRQISVSTSIASCKWKDVKINLVDMPGYFDFIGETFQGLRAVDLAIIVVSGVSGIQVGTEKSWDYVNKEELPRAFYINKLDRENSDFDKVLTDLKEKFGLSVVPIQYPVGKENNFKGIVNVISRRAKIFDEKSKTMKDVDIPEDILEKVNDCKNMIMEAVAETDEELLDKYFNEGTLSDEDIYTGLINGCTKGEVVPVMCGSAANVIGVETLLENIVQCFPSPADVESITAKNLKDNSEITINIDEKEPFSAFVFKTIADPFVGKLSLFRVMTGKLKSDMTVYNAKKDKSEKIGSMYFLKGKQQTSTSEIIAGDLGAVAKLQFTSTGDTLCETSFPIIFEDIKFPPEVIAKAVLPKSKNDEDKILSGLNKLLEEDPTFKVTRDMENAEVIVFGMGETHTDIISCKLKSKFGVDVILQDPKIPYRETIKKASDVQGKHKKQSGGHGQYGDVKIRFEPRVDGKDDLEFVDKIVGGVVPRQYIPAVEKGLRECINQGVLAGYPVIRLKAILHDGSFHPVDSSEMAFKTAASIAYKKGLLEAEPVLLEPIVHLEVSVPEYYMGDIIGDINKKRGRVLGMNSSGENQVIIAEVPQSEMFRYATDLRSMTQARGDFTMRFERYEEVPPLQANKIIESRKNEKVKDE; encoded by the coding sequence ATGAAAACATATTTAACAAAAAATTTAAGAAACATAGGAATTATTGGACATAGTGGTTCTGGAAAGACCACATTGACAGAAGCGATACTTTACCATACAAAAACTATAGACAGATTAGGAAAAATTGAGGATGGAAATACAACTAGTGATTATGAGCCAGAAGAAAAGAAGAGACAAATATCTGTATCAACCTCAATAGCTTCATGTAAATGGAAAGATGTAAAAATAAATTTAGTTGACATGCCAGGATATTTTGATTTTATAGGAGAAACTTTTCAAGGATTAAGAGCAGTTGATTTAGCTATAATTGTTGTATCAGGTGTGTCAGGAATCCAAGTAGGAACTGAAAAGTCTTGGGATTATGTAAACAAGGAAGAGCTTCCAAGGGCATTTTATATAAATAAATTAGATAGAGAAAATTCAGATTTTGATAAAGTATTGACTGATCTAAAAGAAAAGTTTGGCTTATCCGTAGTGCCTATTCAATATCCTGTAGGTAAAGAAAATAATTTTAAAGGTATTGTAAACGTTATTTCACGAAGGGCCAAAATATTTGATGAAAAAAGTAAAACAATGAAGGATGTGGATATTCCAGAAGATATTCTAGAAAAAGTTAATGATTGTAAAAATATGATTATGGAGGCTGTGGCAGAAACAGATGAAGAGCTTCTAGATAAATATTTTAATGAAGGTACTTTAAGTGATGAAGATATCTATACGGGACTGATAAATGGTTGTACTAAAGGAGAAGTAGTTCCTGTAATGTGTGGTTCTGCCGCTAATGTAATAGGAGTTGAAACTCTGCTTGAGAATATAGTTCAGTGCTTTCCATCTCCAGCAGATGTGGAATCTATTACTGCTAAAAATTTAAAAGATAATTCTGAAATTACAATTAACATAGATGAAAAAGAACCTTTTTCAGCATTTGTTTTTAAGACTATAGCTGATCCTTTTGTAGGAAAATTATCTTTGTTTAGGGTTATGACAGGAAAATTGAAATCCGATATGACAGTGTATAATGCTAAAAAAGATAAAAGTGAAAAGATAGGATCTATGTATTTTTTAAAGGGTAAGCAACAAACATCTACATCTGAAATAATAGCAGGTGATTTGGGTGCTGTAGCTAAATTACAATTTACAAGTACGGGAGATACTTTATGTGAAACTTCATTTCCTATTATTTTTGAAGATATCAAATTTCCACCAGAGGTAATAGCAAAAGCAGTTTTACCTAAATCAAAAAATGATGAAGATAAGATATTAAGTGGATTAAATAAATTGTTGGAAGAAGATCCTACTTTTAAAGTAACTAGAGATATGGAGAATGCAGAAGTAATAGTTTTTGGAATGGGAGAAACACATACGGATATAATATCTTGTAAATTGAAATCTAAATTTGGTGTAGATGTTATTTTGCAAGATCCCAAGATACCTTATAGGGAAACTATAAAAAAAGCTTCTGATGTGCAGGGTAAACATAAAAAACAGTCTGGGGGACATGGACAATATGGAGATGTAAAGATTAGATTTGAACCTAGGGTAGATGGAAAAGATGATTTAGAGTTTGTGGATAAAATAGTGGGAGGAGTAGTACCAAGGCAGTATATACCAGCTGTTGAAAAAGGACTTAGGGAATGCATAAATCAGGGAGTTTTAGCTGGATATCCTGTAATAAGATTAAAAGCTATTCTTCATGATGGATCTTTCCATCCTGTAGATTCTTCAGAAATGGCGTTTAAGACAGCTGCTTCTATTGCATATAAGAAAGGATTATTAGAAGCTGAACCTGTACTGTTAGAGCCAATTGTACACTTAGAAGTATCTGTTCCTGAATATTACATGGGGGATATAATAGGAGATATAAACAAAAAAAGAGGAAGGGTTCTTGGGATGAATTCTTCTGGAGAGAATCAAGTAATAATAGCAGAAGTGCCTCAATCAGAAATGTTTAGGTATGCTACGGATTTGAGATCTATGACTCAAGCTAGAGGAGATTTTACTATGAGATTTGAAAGATATGAGGAGGTTCCACCTCTTCAAGCTAATAAAATAATAGAATCCAGGAAAAATGAAAAAGTTAAGGATGAATAG
- the murD gene encoding UDP-N-acetylmuramoyl-L-alanine--D-glutamate ligase translates to MKRNFDDFKQFIKHKKIGVVGIGISNRPLIDFLLKLGAKVSAFDKKNSDEIGEVVKELKEKGVSLALGEKYLNGLSDFDIIFKTPSMRIDSPAFIKAKKKGAYITSEMEEFIRYCPAKIYGITGSDGKTTTTTLMYNILKKQGYKSWIGGNIGTPLFSKVEEIENDDRVVLELSSFQLMTMDISPQVAVITNVSPNHLDVHKDMEEYIMAKKNIFKYQSNSDLLVLNKDNNLTNSMAKETLGRIRQFSSKEKLNKGGYLNEGSLYIDRDEVCKLSEIKLKGMHNVENLLAAFCALKDDVSIESMREVAITFSGVEHRCEFVREVDGVKYYNDSIASSPSRTLAGLKAFEKPVILIAGGYDKKIPFDILAEEGYLQIKTLILVGATKYKIKEAFENLKLKKDIHIPIIMANSLVEAVNLARKVSHKGDVVTLSPACASFDMFANFEIRGNMFKEIVNDM, encoded by the coding sequence ATGAAAAGAAATTTTGATGACTTTAAACAATTTATAAAACATAAAAAAATAGGAGTAGTAGGAATAGGAATAAGTAATAGACCTTTGATTGATTTTTTATTAAAATTAGGTGCTAAAGTAAGTGCTTTTGATAAAAAAAATTCAGATGAGATTGGAGAAGTAGTTAAAGAATTGAAAGAAAAAGGTGTAAGTTTGGCGTTGGGTGAAAAATATCTTAATGGCTTAAGTGATTTTGATATAATATTTAAAACGCCTTCTATGAGAATAGATAGTCCTGCGTTTATAAAAGCTAAGAAAAAGGGAGCATATATAACCTCTGAAATGGAAGAGTTTATAAGATATTGTCCTGCTAAAATATATGGTATAACTGGAAGTGATGGAAAAACTACTACTACTACACTTATGTATAATATTTTAAAAAAGCAAGGTTATAAAAGTTGGATAGGAGGAAATATAGGTACTCCTTTATTTTCTAAAGTAGAAGAAATAGAAAATGATGATAGAGTTGTACTTGAATTATCCAGTTTTCAGTTAATGACTATGGATATTTCACCTCAAGTAGCAGTTATAACTAACGTGAGTCCTAATCATCTGGATGTTCATAAAGACATGGAAGAATATATAATGGCTAAAAAGAATATATTTAAATATCAAAGTAATTCAGATCTATTAGTATTAAATAAGGATAATAACTTAACAAACTCTATGGCGAAAGAGACCTTAGGCAGGATTAGACAATTTAGTAGTAAAGAAAAATTAAATAAAGGTGGATATTTAAATGAAGGTAGTTTGTATATAGATAGAGATGAAGTATGTAAATTATCAGAAATTAAACTTAAAGGAATGCACAATGTAGAAAATCTTTTGGCAGCCTTTTGTGCCCTAAAAGATGATGTAAGTATTGAAAGTATGAGAGAAGTTGCTATTACTTTTTCGGGAGTGGAGCATAGGTGTGAATTTGTAAGGGAAGTAGATGGAGTAAAATATTATAATGATTCTATTGCGTCAAGTCCTAGCAGAACATTGGCAGGACTTAAAGCTTTTGAAAAACCTGTAATATTAATAGCTGGTGGATATGACAAAAAAATACCTTTTGATATTTTAGCTGAAGAAGGATATTTACAAATTAAAACTTTAATACTTGTGGGAGCTACAAAATATAAAATAAAAGAAGCCTTTGAAAACCTTAAATTAAAAAAAGACATTCACATACCCATTATAATGGCAAATTCTCTAGTAGAAGCAGTAAATTTAGCAAGGAAAGTATCCCATAAGGGTGATGTAGTTACTTTATCTCCTGCTTGTGCTAGTTTTGATATGTTTGCTAATTTTGAAATAAGAGGAAATATGTTTAAAGAAATAGTGAATGATATGTAA
- a CDS encoding glycine--tRNA ligase, producing the protein MPFEKTMDKIVALAKNRGFVYPGSDIYGGLANTWDYGPIGVELKSNVKKAWWQKFVHESQYNVGIDCAILMNNEVWVASGHVGNFSDPLMDCKECKSRFRADKLVEEHMTSKGVEKASADGWSNEKLKKYIDDNNIVCPDCGKTNFTDIRQFNLMFKTFQGVTEDSKAEIYLRPETAQGIFVNFKNVQRTSRKKIPFGIAQIGKAFRNEITPGNFTFRTREFEQMELEFFCKPDTDLEWHNYWKEYCWNFLLKLGIKEENIRFRVHEKEELSHYSNATSDIEYLFPFGWGELWGIADRTDYDLTQHQNHSGKDMTYLDPSTNERYIPYCIEPSVGADRAVLAFLVDAYDEEELEGGDLRTVLHFHPAISPFKAAILPLSKKLSEKALKVYNILKKDFNVDYDDAGSIGKRYRREDEIGTPYCITIDFDTMDNDTVTIRDRDTMKQFRVKINELRDFIQEKIQF; encoded by the coding sequence ATGCCTTTTGAGAAAACTATGGATAAGATAGTAGCTTTAGCTAAGAATAGAGGATTTGTATATCCGGGGTCGGATATATATGGAGGATTGGCTAATACGTGGGATTATGGTCCCATTGGAGTAGAATTAAAGAGCAATGTAAAAAAAGCATGGTGGCAAAAATTTGTACATGAAAGTCAGTATAATGTGGGTATAGACTGTGCTATACTTATGAATAATGAGGTCTGGGTTGCTTCAGGTCATGTAGGAAATTTTTCAGATCCACTTATGGATTGTAAAGAATGTAAATCAAGATTTAGAGCTGACAAATTAGTTGAAGAGCATATGACTTCAAAAGGTGTAGAAAAAGCTAGTGCAGATGGCTGGAGCAATGAAAAATTAAAAAAATATATAGATGATAATAATATCGTGTGTCCTGATTGTGGAAAAACAAATTTTACGGACATAAGACAATTTAATCTTATGTTCAAGACTTTTCAAGGAGTTACGGAGGATTCAAAAGCAGAAATATATTTAAGGCCAGAGACAGCTCAGGGTATATTTGTGAATTTCAAAAATGTTCAGAGAACAAGTAGAAAAAAAATACCTTTTGGAATAGCTCAGATAGGAAAAGCTTTTAGAAATGAAATAACTCCAGGAAATTTTACTTTTAGAACTAGAGAATTTGAACAGATGGAACTAGAATTTTTCTGTAAACCTGATACTGATTTGGAATGGCATAATTACTGGAAAGAGTATTGTTGGAACTTTTTATTAAAGCTTGGTATAAAAGAGGAGAATATAAGATTTAGAGTTCATGAAAAAGAAGAGCTTTCCCATTATAGTAATGCCACTTCAGATATTGAATATTTATTTCCATTCGGATGGGGAGAACTTTGGGGTATAGCAGATAGAACTGATTATGATCTAACTCAACATCAAAACCATTCGGGAAAAGATATGACTTATTTAGATCCAAGTACTAATGAAAGATATATACCTTATTGCATAGAACCCTCTGTGGGAGCTGATAGAGCAGTACTTGCATTTTTAGTTGATGCCTATGATGAAGAAGAACTAGAGGGAGGAGATTTAAGAACAGTGTTACATTTCCACCCTGCTATATCTCCATTTAAAGCTGCGATTTTACCTTTAAGTAAAAAGTTATCAGAAAAAGCTTTAAAAGTTTATAATATCTTAAAAAAAGATTTTAATGTGGATTATGATGATGCAGGAAGCATAGGTAAAAGATATAGAAGAGAGGATGAAATTGGTACACCTTATTGTATAACTATAGATTTTGATACCATGGATAATGACACTGTTACTATAAGGGATAGGGATACCATGAAACAATTTAGAGTAAAAATAAATGAATTGAGAGATTTCATACAAGAAAAGATACAGTTTTAG
- the lysS gene encoding lysine--tRNA ligase has protein sequence MAKEEKNLHVLEENFNQLIGERIQKFKNLQAENKDPFEVYKVERTHTSKEIKDRYKTLEGTDVTVAGRLMSKRVHGKAGFSDLYDRYGKIQLYIKINDVGEEKLREYKSYDIGDILSVSGKVFKTKTGEVSIHIIDFQLVAKSLKPLPEKWHGLKDPDLRYRQRYVDLIINQDVRDTFLKRTAVIRAIREFLDSRDYIEVETPILSSIAGGAAAKPFITHHNALDIDMYLRIATELYLKRLIVGGFEKVYEIGKNFRNEGIDVRHNPEFTAMELYEAFSDYNDMMELTENMLAYVCEKVLGTTKVIYQDTEIDFKPPWNRITMVDAVKEFTKVDFNEIESDDEARKIAVEKGIELKKELKDCTKGDILVSMFEEFCEHKFIQPTFVMDYPVEISPLTKKKRGNDKYTERFEGFIFGREVCNAYSELNDPIVQRERFMQQIREKELGDDEAYMMDEDFINALEIGMPPTGGLGIGLDRVIMFLTNSYSIRDVILFPTMKPSQQ, from the coding sequence ATGGCAAAAGAGGAAAAAAATTTACATGTACTGGAAGAAAATTTCAATCAATTAATAGGGGAGAGGATACAAAAGTTTAAAAATTTACAAGCGGAAAATAAGGATCCGTTTGAGGTATATAAGGTTGAGAGAACTCATACTTCCAAAGAAATAAAAGATAGATATAAGACTTTAGAAGGCACAGATGTTACTGTGGCTGGAAGACTGATGTCTAAGAGGGTTCATGGAAAAGCTGGGTTTTCAGATTTGTATGATAGATATGGTAAAATTCAATTGTATATAAAGATAAATGATGTAGGAGAAGAAAAATTAAGGGAATATAAATCCTATGACATAGGAGACATTTTATCTGTAAGTGGTAAAGTTTTTAAGACTAAAACTGGGGAAGTATCAATTCATATTATCGACTTTCAACTTGTAGCTAAGTCACTTAAACCTCTTCCAGAGAAATGGCATGGACTTAAGGATCCGGATTTAAGGTATAGACAAAGATATGTAGATTTAATAATAAATCAAGATGTTAGGGATACCTTTTTAAAAAGAACTGCTGTAATAAGAGCTATAAGAGAATTTTTAGATAGTAGAGACTATATAGAGGTAGAAACTCCTATACTTTCATCAATAGCTGGGGGAGCAGCTGCGAAACCATTTATAACTCATCATAATGCTTTAGATATAGATATGTATTTAAGAATAGCAACTGAGCTATATTTAAAAAGGTTAATAGTAGGAGGATTTGAGAAGGTATATGAAATAGGTAAAAATTTTAGAAATGAAGGAATAGATGTAAGGCATAATCCTGAATTTACAGCTATGGAATTATATGAAGCTTTTTCAGATTATAATGACATGATGGAGTTAACTGAAAATATGCTGGCATATGTATGTGAAAAGGTACTTGGCACTACAAAAGTTATATATCAGGATACAGAAATAGATTTTAAACCGCCTTGGAATAGAATCACTATGGTAGATGCAGTCAAAGAGTTTACAAAAGTAGATTTTAATGAGATTGAAAGCGATGATGAAGCTAGAAAAATTGCTGTAGAAAAGGGTATTGAGCTTAAAAAAGAATTGAAGGACTGCACAAAAGGAGATATATTAGTAAGTATGTTTGAGGAATTTTGTGAACATAAATTTATTCAACCAACTTTTGTAATGGATTATCCTGTTGAAATATCACCTTTAACTAAAAAGAAAAGAGGAAATGATAAATATACTGAGAGATTTGAAGGTTTTATATTTGGTAGAGAAGTATGTAATGCATATTCTGAGTTAAATGATCCTATAGTTCAGAGAGAAAGATTTATGCAGCAAATAAGGGAAAAAGAATTAGGCGATGATGAAGCATATATGATGGATGAAGATTTCATAAATGCACTAGAAATAGGTATGCCTCCTACAGGAGGACTTGGAATAGGTCTGGATAGAGTTATAATGTTCCTTACAAATTCTTATTCCATAAGAGATGTTATATTATTCCCTACTATGAAACCAAGCCAACAGTAG
- the greA gene encoding transcription elongation factor GreA, translated as MSGLKKYVMTYEGIKKLENELEYLKTVKRKEITEKIKVALSFGDLSENSEYDSAKNEQAFVEGRIVQLETMLKNSSIVDEDEVPLDIVGIGSIVKVKDYDLDEEVEYLIVGSAEADPINNKISNESPVGKGLIGKKPGDVIEIQVPDGVSKYKILNIRR; from the coding sequence ATGAGCGGATTAAAAAAGTATGTTATGACCTATGAAGGTATAAAAAAATTGGAGAATGAATTAGAATATTTAAAAACAGTTAAGAGAAAAGAAATTACTGAAAAAATTAAGGTGGCTCTTTCCTTTGGAGATTTAAGTGAAAATTCAGAATACGATAGTGCTAAAAACGAACAAGCGTTTGTAGAAGGGAGAATAGTACAACTTGAAACTATGCTAAAAAATTCTAGTATAGTGGATGAAGATGAAGTCCCATTAGATATAGTAGGTATAGGTTCAATTGTGAAAGTTAAGGATTATGATTTAGATGAAGAAGTAGAATACTTAATTGTAGGGTCTGCGGAAGCAGATCCTATTAATAATAAAATATCAAATGAATCCCCTGTAGGTAAAGGACTTATAGGGAAAAAGCCTGGTGATGTAATTGAGATACAGGTTCCAGATGGAGTTAGCAAGTACAAAATACTTAATATAAGAAGATAA